A section of the Candidatus Moraniibacteriota bacterium genome encodes:
- a CDS encoding DUF2164 family protein, translating to MGEVKRDWDVLSDARRRLVIDEIIAYFAEERNEKIGVVAAGNILDFFLQVVGNSVYNKALDDLKPLLEKNLGDTLLDVDISLRKGERGTISQK from the coding sequence ATGGGTGAGGTAAAACGCGATTGGGATGTGTTGTCGGATGCAAGGCGTCGCTTGGTTATCGATGAGATAATTGCTTATTTCGCTGAAGAACGAAATGAGAAGATAGGAGTCGTTGCTGCTGGAAACATTCTGGATTTCTTCCTGCAAGTCGTGGGCAACTCCGTTTACAATAAAGCGCTCGATGATCTAAAACCGTTGCTCGAAAAAAACCTCGGAGATACACTGCTGGATGTCGATATTTCTCTGCGAAAAGGTGAGCGAGGAACAATTAGTCAGAAATAA
- a CDS encoding DUF378 domain-containing protein: MKQLHMVAFLLLVVGGLNWLSVGLLETDLVASLLGGMSSMLAKVVYVLVGASAIFELATHKANCRMCASESSASAM; encoded by the coding sequence ATGAAACAACTTCACATGGTCGCGTTTTTGCTCTTGGTCGTGGGTGGGCTGAACTGGCTCTCGGTCGGATTGCTCGAGACAGATCTCGTCGCCAGTCTCCTCGGTGGTATGTCATCGATGCTTGCCAAGGTGGTATATGTGCTCGTCGGTGCGTCAGCGATCTTTGAGCTCGCGACACACAAGGCGAATTGCCGCATGTGTGCGTCTGAAAGCTCAGCGTCGGCGATGTAA
- the rpmB gene encoding 50S ribosomal protein L28 — MSRVCQLSGRGTQTGNKISHSKRHTRRTFAINLQTKHIGGMKLRLSTRAIRTLAKSAA, encoded by the coding sequence ATGAGCCGCGTCTGCCAACTTTCCGGCCGGGGGACCCAAACCGGTAACAAGATCAGTCATTCCAAGCGCCACACCCGCCGCACGTTTGCGATCAATTTGCAAACCAAGCACATCGGTGGCATGAAGCTGCGCCTCTCGACCCGCGCCATCCGCACCCTGGCCAAGTCCGCCGCCTAG
- the tuf gene encoding elongation factor Tu, with amino-acid sequence MAEQFQRTKPHVNVGTIGHVDHGKTTTTAAILHVLSMKGFAKEKGVDEIDKAPEEKERGITISTSHCEYESDKRHYAHVDCPGHADYIKNMITGAAQMDGAILVVSATDGPMPQTREHILLASQVGVKNIVVFLNKVDMVDDAELIDLVEAEVRELLSKYDFDGDNAAVIRGSGLKALESKSIDDADAKPILDLVAALDERIPEPVRDTEMAFLMPIEDIFSIEGRGTVVTGRIERGVVNINEEVEIVGIRDTAKTVVTGIEMFNKQLDRGQAGDNAGLLIRGIKKEDVERGQVLAKPGSITPHTEFEGEVYILNKEEGGRHTPFFKGYKPQFYIRTTDVTGEVILPEGTEMVMPGDTVKLKIVLIAPVAMEEGMRFAIREGGRTVGAGVATKIIK; translated from the coding sequence ATGGCAGAGCAATTTCAGCGAACTAAGCCGCACGTAAACGTCGGCACGATCGGTCACGTCGACCACGGTAAGACGACCACGACGGCCGCCATCCTTCACGTGCTCTCCATGAAGGGCTTTGCCAAGGAAAAAGGTGTCGACGAGATCGACAAGGCGCCGGAGGAAAAGGAGCGCGGTATCACTATCTCGACGTCTCACTGTGAGTACGAGTCCGACAAACGCCACTACGCGCATGTCGACTGTCCTGGCCACGCGGACTATATCAAGAACATGATCACTGGTGCCGCCCAGATGGACGGTGCGATTCTCGTTGTGTCTGCAACAGACGGTCCGATGCCGCAGACGCGTGAGCATATCCTCTTGGCGAGCCAGGTCGGTGTGAAGAACATCGTTGTGTTCCTCAATAAGGTGGATATGGTGGACGATGCCGAGCTTATCGACCTCGTCGAAGCCGAAGTCCGCGAACTTCTTTCCAAGTACGATTTCGATGGCGACAATGCCGCGGTCATTCGTGGGAGTGGTCTGAAGGCACTTGAGTCCAAGTCAATCGATGACGCCGATGCCAAGCCGATCCTCGACCTCGTCGCGGCACTTGACGAGCGTATCCCAGAACCAGTCCGTGACACAGAAATGGCGTTCCTCATGCCGATCGAAGACATCTTCTCCATCGAAGGCCGTGGAACCGTCGTCACTGGCCGAATCGAGCGGGGGGTCGTCAATATCAACGAAGAAGTCGAAATCGTCGGTATCCGTGACACAGCCAAGACGGTCGTGACCGGTATCGAGATGTTCAACAAGCAACTCGACCGTGGCCAGGCAGGTGACAACGCCGGTCTCCTCATCCGGGGTATCAAAAAGGAAGACGTCGAGCGCGGCCAGGTGTTGGCCAAGCCTGGATCAATCACTCCGCACACTGAATTTGAGGGCGAAGTCTATATCCTGAACAAGGAAGAAGGCGGCCGTCACACCCCGTTCTTCAAAGGCTACAAGCCGCAGTTCTATATTCGGACGACGGATGTGACCGGCGAAGTCATCCTCCCGGAGGGGACGGAAATGGTCATGCCAGGTGACACGGTGAAACTCAAGATCGTGCTCATCGCTCCGGTCGCCATGGAAGAGGGTATGCGTTTTGCTATCCGTGAAGGTGGTCGTACCGTCGGTGCCGGTGTCGCGACAAAAATCATCAAGTAA
- the rpsG gene encoding 30S ribosomal protein S7, whose protein sequence is MPRRKRQFDKEWKADARFGNPLVGHFVGMIMWAGKKSTAERIIYDAFDIIAERTKKAGLNTFEQAIKNVAPLLQLKSRRVGGANYQVPVPVSGERRQVLAMRWIRDACRNRKGKSMANKLADELIDASNKIGSAMKKRDETHRMAEANKAFAHFA, encoded by the coding sequence ATGCCACGGAGAAAACGACAGTTTGATAAGGAATGGAAGGCGGATGCCCGTTTCGGGAACCCGCTCGTGGGGCATTTTGTCGGGATGATCATGTGGGCGGGCAAGAAGAGTACGGCCGAACGGATCATCTATGATGCGTTTGATATCATCGCCGAGCGGACCAAAAAAGCCGGTCTCAACACTTTTGAGCAGGCCATCAAGAATGTCGCGCCGTTGCTCCAATTGAAGAGCCGTCGTGTCGGTGGGGCCAACTATCAGGTCCCAGTTCCAGTTTCGGGCGAACGGCGCCAAGTCCTCGCTATGCGCTGGATCCGCGATGCTTGCCGTAACCGCAAGGGAAAGTCGATGGCCAACAAGCTCGCCGATGAGCTGATCGATGCTTCGAACAAGATTGGTTCGGCGATGAAGAAACGCGATGAGACGCACCGCATGGCCGAAGCCAACAAGGCCTTCGCTCATTTCGCGTAA
- a CDS encoding FAD:protein FMN transferase: MQTIDFQGLGTAWSIVIDAESLPERLDETIIGYARDFESRFSRFLPGSEVNAYREVAAGSYPVSSEFARLLERAALLRQLTGGVYDPIVGGVLEGAGYGAQSGVRPVEYGEALPIWSIDGEVLTLDGPVAFDLGGIGKGYCIDRIADLIRTAGYGHFIVDGGGDMVATTKTDGQPWRVAIEYPGKPDVAAGIVELCNRGLAVSDSFRRRFGKWHHLVDMGARKSVETVVGCAAVAPDAWAADCMTSGLFFAPPEQFPTLARALAATYLVFRADGQTIVSPDWVGELF; encoded by the coding sequence ATGCAGACAATCGATTTCCAGGGACTGGGGACGGCCTGGTCGATCGTGATCGATGCCGAGTCTCTCCCAGAGCGTTTGGATGAAACGATTATCGGCTATGCGCGGGACTTCGAGTCCCGCTTTTCGCGCTTTCTCCCGGGATCGGAAGTGAATGCGTATCGTGAAGTGGCCGCCGGCAGCTACCCAGTTTCATCAGAGTTCGCCCGGCTCCTCGAACGAGCCGCGCTTTTGCGCCAGCTGACGGGTGGTGTCTATGATCCGATTGTCGGTGGCGTGCTCGAGGGTGCAGGCTATGGTGCACAGTCAGGTGTGCGACCAGTCGAATACGGCGAGGCATTGCCCATATGGTCAATTGACGGTGAAGTACTCACACTTGATGGTCCGGTGGCCTTTGATCTCGGTGGCATCGGCAAGGGGTACTGTATCGATCGGATTGCCGATCTCATCCGTACCGCGGGGTACGGACATTTCATCGTCGATGGAGGGGGCGATATGGTTGCGACGACCAAGACCGATGGCCAGCCATGGCGCGTGGCGATCGAGTATCCCGGGAAACCCGATGTCGCAGCAGGGATCGTCGAGCTTTGCAACCGAGGACTGGCTGTTTCTGACAGCTTCCGGCGGCGGTTTGGGAAGTGGCATCACCTCGTCGATATGGGCGCACGGAAAAGCGTCGAGACAGTCGTCGGCTGCGCGGCGGTCGCACCAGATGCATGGGCGGCCGACTGCATGACCTCGGGACTCTTCTTCGCTCCGCCGGAGCAATTTCCGACGCTTGCCAGGGCACTGGCCGCGACATACCTTGTCTTCCGCGCCGATGGCCAGACGATCGTTAGTCCGGATTGGGTGGGGGAGTTGTTCTAA
- a CDS encoding transposase gives MKNGSQGYSHHYLCRACEHSFSRYFGHDPRLLWIEHIDGVPFRKLGDEYGLSGKQAFVRVTRELAQLPSNDALTQTLCDPRRFSGILVMDGKYVAVKGFARKIPFLYGIDYLTHDIPFGALYTAEDEVSFSRFFHQVKQLGYDLQIVVADDRSGLKKALLKVFPSARLQLCHNHYLENIRVALRVRSEERYRPFFYALKESVFGEREDVTNAIRSFAASIKREKRLLKNIVSEIAYRQEELFNYLLLPGCPNNTNLIELYNSHLNGRLKTIKGFQSFASAQCWLNAWMIRRRTKPFTDCEAKFKYLNGYPSLSLSIKKQARWPETLVKLGVEAVKLFEKKRPTIN, from the coding sequence GTGAAGAATGGCTCCCAAGGCTACAGCCATCACTACCTGTGTCGTGCTTGTGAACATTCTTTTTCTCGTTACTTCGGGCATGATCCGAGACTGCTGTGGATCGAGCATATTGATGGGGTACCGTTTCGTAAATTAGGAGATGAATATGGTCTCTCGGGAAAACAAGCCTTCGTGAGAGTTACAAGAGAATTAGCACAACTTCCTTCCAATGACGCTCTGACGCAAACCCTCTGTGACCCGAGACGCTTCTCGGGCATCCTTGTCATGGATGGGAAGTATGTGGCGGTCAAAGGCTTTGCGAGAAAGATTCCTTTTCTCTACGGCATTGATTACTTGACCCACGATATTCCCTTCGGGGCTTTGTATACAGCGGAAGATGAGGTGTCCTTCTCACGTTTCTTCCATCAAGTGAAGCAACTTGGCTATGATCTTCAGATCGTGGTCGCCGATGACCGCTCTGGCCTGAAAAAGGCTCTCCTGAAGGTTTTTCCGTCGGCTCGGCTGCAGCTCTGCCACAACCACTACCTGGAGAATATCCGGGTGGCTTTACGGGTGCGGAGTGAAGAGCGATACCGGCCCTTCTTTTACGCTCTCAAGGAGAGCGTGTTTGGAGAACGAGAGGATGTGACGAACGCCATTCGATCTTTTGCCGCGAGCATCAAGAGAGAGAAACGTCTGCTCAAAAACATCGTAAGTGAGATAGCGTACCGGCAGGAGGAACTCTTCAATTACTTGCTGCTGCCAGGCTGTCCCAACAACACCAATCTCATTGAACTCTACAATTCCCATCTCAATGGGAGGCTGAAGACGATCAAGGGTTTTCAGAGTTTTGCTTCGGCTCAGTGTTGGTTGAATGCGTGGATGATACGGAGGAGAACCAAGCCTTTTACAGATTGTGAAGCTAAATTTAAATATTTGAACGGTTACCCTTCACTCTCTTTGAGTATCAAAAAACAGGCTCGCTGGCCTGAGACATTAGTAAAACTAGGCGTAGAAGCAGTAAAACTTTTTGAAAAAAAGCGTCCTACTATCAACTGA
- the lexA gene encoding repressor LexA, which produces MEILTQKQRIVLQAIKQFFTEHGEMPTVREIKEESGKLGLNLKSLRSFFLYLNALENKGYIERTSEDRGILLKGVSSDNFVQIPVFGAASAGAATMFADQYVEGYLRVSKRLVKDHNVFAVQVSGTSMNRAKVNGKTIQNGDFILVDADVKDYKSGDRVLVVIDGLATVKTYRSVDGRTIALMPESTDKRHQPIFLTPDDNFVINGRVVDVLKMPK; this is translated from the coding sequence ATGGAAATCCTCACCCAAAAGCAGCGGATTGTGCTCCAGGCGATCAAGCAGTTCTTCACCGAGCACGGCGAAATGCCGACCGTGCGTGAAATCAAAGAAGAGAGCGGCAAGCTCGGGCTCAATCTGAAAAGTCTGAGAAGTTTCTTCCTCTATCTGAATGCGCTCGAGAATAAGGGCTATATTGAGCGGACGAGCGAGGACCGGGGTATCCTCCTGAAGGGTGTGAGCTCGGATAACTTTGTCCAGATTCCGGTCTTTGGTGCGGCGAGTGCTGGTGCAGCGACCATGTTTGCGGACCAGTATGTCGAGGGGTATCTCCGTGTTTCGAAGCGACTCGTGAAGGATCACAATGTCTTTGCCGTTCAGGTATCGGGGACGTCCATGAATCGAGCTAAGGTGAATGGGAAAACAATTCAGAACGGTGACTTCATCCTCGTCGACGCCGATGTGAAGGACTACAAGAGCGGGGACCGCGTGCTGGTCGTGATCGACGGGCTCGCCACCGTAAAAACCTATCGCTCGGTCGACGGTCGGACTATCGCGCTCATGCCGGAGTCGACGGACAAACGTCATCAGCCGATTTTTCTCACGCCGGATGACAACTTCGTCATCAATGGGCGCGTCGTCGATGTCCTGAAGATGCCGAAGTAG
- a CDS encoding site-2 protease family protein encodes MSNEIVLIAFYFSILLYSIILHEVSHGFVALWLGDLTAKYEGRLSLNPISHIDPVGSILIPLLLIPTGFAFGYAKPVPYNPYNLRDQKWGPLMVALAGPFSNFLIAGVAAVMAAVLPLSSIAKIDILNRFSIVIRGGDGFFERFGFLADAMAGSLPGITFGLLLFVIFWNIVLGCFNLLPFPPLDGSRLLFTLFPIKEKTQFFFQQYGFFFLILLLIFPPTSHLISMIIGFFLNLFLGFTH; translated from the coding sequence ATGTCGAACGAAATAGTCTTGATCGCGTTCTATTTTTCGATTCTCCTCTACTCGATTATCTTGCATGAAGTGTCACATGGGTTCGTGGCGCTCTGGCTGGGAGACTTGACGGCGAAATACGAGGGACGGTTGTCGCTGAACCCGATCAGTCACATCGATCCGGTCGGTTCCATCCTCATCCCACTCCTCCTCATCCCGACTGGTTTCGCGTTCGGCTATGCCAAACCGGTGCCGTATAACCCCTACAATCTGCGCGATCAGAAGTGGGGACCGCTCATGGTCGCACTCGCTGGTCCTTTCTCGAACTTCCTGATTGCGGGGGTAGCGGCTGTCATGGCGGCTGTCTTGCCTCTTTCGTCCATTGCAAAGATCGATATTCTTAACCGATTTTCTATCGTCATCCGCGGTGGGGATGGTTTCTTCGAACGTTTCGGTTTTCTGGCCGATGCGATGGCAGGATCATTGCCTGGCATTACCTTCGGGCTGCTCCTCTTTGTGATCTTTTGGAATATCGTTCTCGGATGTTTCAATCTGTTACCGTTTCCCCCGCTTGACGGATCGAGATTGCTCTTTACCCTCTTTCCGATCAAGGAGAAGACCCAATTTTTCTTCCAACAATACGGGTTCTTTTTCCTGATTCTTTTGCTTATTTTCCCCCCGACGAGCCACCTCATCTCGATGATTATCGGATTCTTCCTGAATCTGTTCCTAGGGTTCACACATTAG
- a CDS encoding disulfide bond formation protein B — MNRIVSKGLEALRNPKTLLLLIALYCAALLIFAMILVRVIGLTPCPLCIVQRFGYALVGLSALVGYMAWWPRFSVRVSGAVVAVFAFLGWLVAFRNVILQRFPVAHDATEGCAVSFGSFIDDVVFALGGTGNCATVDWTLIGLSIADWSLIAFTGLTAAGVWIFLKSKSLDSQTPPAGVSLSAV, encoded by the coding sequence ATGAACCGAATTGTTTCGAAGGGGCTTGAAGCGCTCCGTAACCCGAAGACGCTCCTCCTCCTCATCGCGCTGTATTGCGCAGCACTTCTCATCTTTGCCATGATTCTCGTCCGGGTGATCGGACTCACTCCCTGTCCGCTCTGCATCGTCCAGCGTTTCGGCTATGCTTTGGTCGGCCTCTCGGCACTCGTGGGATACATGGCCTGGTGGCCACGCTTCAGTGTGCGCGTGTCCGGCGCGGTGGTTGCTGTCTTTGCTTTCCTCGGCTGGCTGGTAGCGTTTCGCAATGTCATACTACAGCGCTTTCCGGTCGCCCACGATGCCACTGAGGGTTGCGCGGTCTCTTTCGGATCATTCATCGATGATGTCGTCTTTGCGCTCGGTGGGACGGGGAATTGCGCGACGGTTGATTGGACGCTCATCGGGCTTTCGATCGCTGACTGGTCTCTCATCGCCTTCACTGGGCTCACGGCGGCCGGTGTCTGGATCTTTCTCAAAAGCAAATCTCTGGATTCTCAAACTCCGCCAGCTGGAGTCTCACTGTCAGCAGTGTAG
- the rpsJ gene encoding 30S ribosomal protein S10 — MATKKKEEVTTRVRIKIKAYDHKVIDQSARKIVETAERTGAEITGPVPLPTEIHKVTVNRSTFVHKNARDQYEMRVHKRLIDILNPNAKTIDNLTNLDLPAGVDIEIKM, encoded by the coding sequence ATGGCTACCAAGAAAAAAGAGGAAGTGACGACGCGAGTCCGCATCAAGATCAAGGCGTATGACCACAAGGTCATCGATCAGTCGGCTCGGAAGATCGTCGAAACCGCAGAGCGAACAGGTGCCGAAATCACTGGCCCAGTTCCGCTCCCGACCGAGATCCACAAGGTGACGGTCAATCGGTCGACGTTCGTCCACAAGAATGCGCGCGATCAGTATGAGATGCGGGTGCATAAGCGGCTCATCGATATCCTGAACCCGAATGCAAAGACGATCGACAACCTCACAAATCTGGATTTGCCAGCGGGGGTGGATATTGAGATCAAAATGTAG
- the rplC gene encoding 50S ribosomal protein L3, whose product MKCLLGKKLGMTTLFDEAKGALNVTLIECEPNTIALHRTTEKNGYVAVQLSHPKTKKVMTAREFRLDLNDTTEEEAVKTLESLAVASTLTVAQFVVGEKVHISGITKAKGFQGVVKRHGFAGGRGSHGGKHDLRKPGSIGATFPEHVIKGRRMAGRMGADRFTVKNLVVDFIDEEKGILGVRGAVPGVTGRIVEIRSAK is encoded by the coding sequence ATGAAGTGTCTTTTGGGGAAAAAACTTGGCATGACGACACTCTTTGATGAAGCCAAGGGAGCGTTGAACGTGACTCTGATCGAGTGCGAACCGAACACTATCGCGCTGCATCGGACGACTGAGAAGAACGGCTATGTCGCCGTCCAGCTTTCCCATCCCAAGACCAAGAAAGTCATGACGGCCCGTGAGTTCCGCCTCGATCTCAACGACACAACCGAGGAAGAAGCAGTGAAGACACTTGAGTCGCTCGCGGTTGCCTCAACTCTCACGGTTGCTCAGTTTGTTGTCGGTGAGAAGGTTCATATCTCGGGCATTACCAAGGCCAAAGGTTTCCAGGGTGTCGTGAAGCGTCACGGTTTTGCAGGGGGTCGCGGGAGTCATGGTGGCAAGCATGACCTGCGGAAGCCCGGATCAATCGGGGCGACATTTCCGGAGCACGTCATCAAGGGCCGCCGCATGGCGGGACGGATGGGTGCAGATCGATTCACCGTGAAGAATCTCGTTGTTGATTTCATTGATGAGGAGAAGGGTATTCTCGGTGTTCGCGGCGCGGTGCCCGGGGTAACGGGTCGTATCGTTGAAATCCGCAGCGCCAAATAA
- the fusA gene encoding elongation factor G, whose amino-acid sequence MPRKIAIEKYRNIGIIAHIDAGKTTTTERILFYTGITHKIGEVHEGEATMDWMEQERERGITITSAATTCYWKDHHINIIDTPGHVDFTVEVERSLRVLDGGVVVFDGKEGVEPQSETVWRQAEKYKVPRMCFINKIDKEGAVFEDALTSIWNRLTPNAVAIQYPLGLRGDFYGLIDLMTMKAYTFEGEMGEKVIESEVPAEYAEKAKEWREKMVEKIAESDDALTEKFLSGVEISVPELKAALRKATIEVRLHPVMTGTALRNKGVQLVLDAVVDYLPSPVDIPPVTGIDAKTEQEVERKTDDNEKFSALAFKVATDPFVGQLTFFRVYSGTVKAGSYVLNSTKNEKERIGRILRMHANHREDIEDLAAGDIGALVGMKATMTGDTLCDPEAPVILENIVFPEPVIDIAVEPKTKADQEKMGVALKKLSEEDPTFRVHTDEDSGQTILSGMGELHLDIIVDRMRREFKVEVNVGRPQVAYRETIREMAQAEGKYVRQSGGRGQYGHCWIRLEPNEQGKGYEFFDETKGGVIPQEFIKPINKGIEEATQTGVLAGYPVVDVKATVYDGSFHDVDSSEAAFKIAGSLAFKEAMRRAKPIILEPIMKVAVIMPESFMGDIVGDLNAKRGIIKEMTDRGEGNARVKEVTAEVPLASMFGYATQMRSMSQGRASYSMEFAHYAEVPRNVAEEIMGAKTGGAAKEEK is encoded by the coding sequence ATGCCCCGTAAAATCGCCATCGAGAAGTATCGCAATATTGGTATCATCGCGCACATCGACGCCGGTAAGACGACGACGACTGAGCGTATCCTCTTCTACACTGGCATCACGCACAAGATCGGCGAGGTGCACGAAGGTGAGGCGACCATGGACTGGATGGAGCAGGAGCGGGAGCGTGGTATCACCATCACCAGCGCCGCGACGACGTGCTACTGGAAGGACCACCATATCAATATCATCGACACACCCGGACATGTGGACTTTACGGTAGAAGTGGAACGCTCTCTCCGTGTCCTCGACGGTGGTGTGGTTGTGTTCGATGGCAAGGAAGGCGTGGAGCCGCAGTCCGAGACGGTCTGGCGCCAGGCGGAAAAATACAAAGTGCCGCGCATGTGTTTCATCAACAAGATCGACAAGGAAGGGGCTGTCTTCGAAGATGCATTGACGTCTATTTGGAATCGTCTTACGCCGAACGCGGTCGCGATCCAGTATCCGCTCGGCCTCCGTGGGGACTTTTACGGTCTCATCGACCTCATGACCATGAAGGCCTATACCTTTGAAGGGGAGATGGGTGAGAAGGTAATTGAAAGCGAGGTCCCGGCTGAATACGCCGAGAAGGCCAAAGAGTGGCGCGAGAAAATGGTGGAAAAGATCGCCGAGAGCGATGATGCGCTGACCGAGAAATTCCTCTCGGGGGTTGAAATCTCTGTGCCGGAACTGAAGGCGGCTCTGCGTAAGGCAACCATCGAGGTCCGACTCCATCCGGTCATGACGGGGACGGCGCTCCGCAACAAAGGCGTTCAGCTCGTGCTCGATGCGGTCGTCGATTATCTCCCGTCACCCGTCGATATTCCACCAGTTACGGGCATCGATGCCAAGACCGAGCAGGAAGTGGAGCGCAAGACTGACGACAACGAAAAATTTTCCGCGCTCGCGTTCAAGGTCGCGACCGACCCATTCGTCGGCCAGCTCACCTTTTTCCGTGTCTATTCCGGTACGGTCAAGGCTGGATCGTATGTCCTCAATTCCACAAAAAATGAAAAGGAACGAATCGGTCGTATCCTCCGGATGCATGCTAATCATCGTGAGGACATCGAAGATCTCGCAGCTGGTGATATCGGTGCCCTCGTTGGGATGAAGGCGACCATGACCGGTGATACGCTGTGTGATCCAGAAGCGCCGGTGATTCTCGAAAACATTGTCTTTCCGGAGCCGGTCATCGATATCGCAGTCGAACCGAAGACGAAGGCTGATCAGGAAAAGATGGGCGTTGCCTTAAAGAAACTTTCCGAAGAAGATCCGACCTTCCGCGTTCACACGGATGAAGACTCGGGCCAGACTATCCTCTCGGGTATGGGCGAGCTGCACCTCGATATCATCGTCGATCGCATGCGTCGCGAATTCAAAGTCGAAGTGAATGTCGGTCGACCGCAGGTCGCTTATCGTGAAACAATTCGTGAGATGGCTCAAGCCGAAGGCAAGTATGTCCGTCAGTCGGGTGGTCGCGGGCAGTACGGCCATTGTTGGATCCGGCTCGAGCCGAATGAGCAGGGTAAGGGCTATGAATTCTTCGACGAGACCAAAGGCGGTGTCATCCCACAGGAATTCATCAAGCCGATCAACAAGGGCATCGAAGAGGCGACCCAGACGGGTGTCTTGGCGGGTTATCCGGTCGTCGATGTGAAGGCGACGGTCTATGACGGATCATTCCACGACGTCGACTCATCCGAAGCGGCGTTCAAGATCGCCGGTTCGCTTGCCTTCAAGGAGGCAATGCGGCGCGCCAAGCCGATCATCCTCGAGCCGATCATGAAAGTCGCCGTTATTATGCCAGAGAGCTTCATGGGCGATATCGTCGGCGACCTGAATGCGAAGCGTGGCATCATCAAGGAAATGACCGACCGGGGCGAGGGCAATGCGCGTGTGAAGGAAGTAACGGCCGAAGTTCCGCTCGCCAGCATGTTCGGCTATGCGACTCAAATGCGCTCGATGAGTCAGGGCCGGGCGAGCTACTCCATGGAATTCGCTCACTATGCGGAAGTCCCACGGAACGTGGCGGAAGAAATCATGGGTGCCAAGACGGGTGGAGCGGCCAAAGAAGAGAAATAA
- the rpsL gene encoding 30S ribosomal protein S12: protein MATINQLIKRPRKTARKKSKSPAMTFVINTVKNRITKTDSPYKRGVCLKVTTMTPKKPNSALRKIARVRLTNGMEVTAYIGGEGHNLQEHSIVMIRGGRVKDLPGVRYHVVRGIFDAAGVNTRKQSRSKYGAKKEKKKD, encoded by the coding sequence GTGGCCACGATCAACCAACTCATCAAGCGTCCCCGCAAGACTGCTCGGAAGAAATCTAAGTCTCCGGCGATGACCTTCGTCATCAATACGGTCAAGAACCGCATCACCAAGACCGATAGCCCGTACAAGCGTGGTGTGTGTCTGAAGGTGACGACGATGACTCCGAAGAAGCCGAACTCAGCCTTGCGCAAGATCGCCCGTGTCCGCCTGACCAATGGTATGGAAGTCACTGCCTATATCGGTGGTGAAGGTCACAATCTCCAGGAGCACTCAATCGTCATGATCCGCGGCGGCCGGGTGAAGGACTTGCCGGGTGTGCGGTATCACGTCGTGCGTGGGATCTTTGACGCCGCTGGGGTGAATACTCGCAAGCAGAGCCGCTCCAAGTACGGTGCCAAGAAGGAGAAGAAGAAAGACTAA
- a CDS encoding twin-arginine translocation signal domain-containing protein, whose protein sequence is MLGFESVSSAPTEKELSPEDKAVMSRRTFLKVAGAAAAGAVLEALPSESQAETGGDLFFERGVVVTEFDKKAIAKTLNTLASGAAAQFQYMPPDELEVYTIIATISLPDGSIKEGRMAGFPGSPHGKACRDALLKAFGKY, encoded by the coding sequence ATGCTAGGTTTTGAGAGCGTGTCCTCGGCTCCAACAGAAAAGGAACTTTCCCCGGAAGATAAAGCGGTTATGAGTCGGCGGACATTTCTAAAGGTAGCGGGTGCTGCGGCGGCGGGTGCAGTACTCGAGGCACTCCCGTCCGAATCTCAAGCAGAGACAGGGGGTGACCTCTTCTTTGAGAGAGGAGTTGTTGTGACAGAATTTGATAAGAAAGCAATAGCCAAGACACTCAATACGCTTGCGTCCGGTGCCGCTGCTCAGTTTCAATATATGCCACCCGATGAATTAGAAGTGTACACAATCATTGCGACTATTTCTCTCCCGGATGGAAGTATAAAAGAAGGGAGAATGGCTGGTTTCCCTGGATCGCCACACGGCAAGGCATGTCGTGATGCGCTCCTGAAGGCCTTTGGAAAATACTAA